Proteins encoded together in one Cherax quadricarinatus isolate ZL_2023a chromosome 33, ASM3850222v1, whole genome shotgun sequence window:
- the LOC128694041 gene encoding zinc finger protein 84 gives MSVDKPEKPFTCPKCLNDFSDQCDLVRHLRTHEGEKPHQCLECVKGFSEQDDLINHMKSHEKDKKHQCNICLKDFTEKINLDTHLKSHAKKKPFQCSICLKDFVRKSHLVTHIRSHTGERPYQCSVCQKDFARRGVLITHMKIHTGEKILTVDRPHQCPECHKDFTQRNYLITHMRSHTGEKPYPCAECGKGFSKKSVLVRHLRIHTGEKPYQCSECAKDFKQKNELVQHMRVHTGEKPYQCEVCFKEFSQKNHLEVHMRTHTGAKPYQCTVCLKDFSQKNNLTNHMKTHTGEKPYHCSVCGKDFKRHSDLVRHTKTHKTETLSLVKVCKEIFTKK, from the coding sequence ATGAGTGTTGACAAACCTGAGAAACCTTTTACGTGTCCAAAGTGTTTAAATGATTTTTCAGATCAATGTGATCTTGTGAGACACCTGAGAACACACGAAGGAGAGAAACCACATCAGTGTTTAGAGTGTGTTAAAGGGTTTTCAGAACAAGACGACTTAATAAATCACATGAAATCTCATGAAAAAGACAAGAAACATCAGTGTAATATATGTCTAAAAGATTTTACAGAAAAAATTAATCTAGATACCCACTTAAAATCGCATGCAAAAAAGAAGCCATTTCAGTGTTCAATATGTCTAAAAGATTTTGTAAGGAAAAGTCATCTAGTAACACATATTAGAAGTCATACAGGAGAGagaccatatcagtgttcagtgtgtcagAAAGACTTTGCACGAAGAGGTGTTTTAATAACACACATGAAaatacatacaggagagaaaATACTTACAGTTGATAGACCGCACCAGTGTCCAGAGTGTCATAAAGACTTTACACAAAGAAATTACCTGATTACACACATGAGAtctcatacaggagagaaaccatatccgTGTGCAGAGTGTGGGAAGGGGTTTTCAAAAAAATCTGTTCTCGTAAGACACTtgagaattcatactggagagaaaccatatcagtgttcagaatgtgcAAAAGATTTTAAACAAAAAAATGAGTTAGTacaacacatgagagttcatactggggagaaaccatatcaatgtgAAGTGTGTTTTAAGGAGTTTTCACAAAAAAATCACCTAGAAGTACACATGAGAACTCACACAGGAGCAAAACCatatcagtgtacagtgtgtctgaaggacttttcacaaaaaaataatttgacAAATCACATGAAAactcacacaggagagaaaccatatcattgTTCAGTGTGTGGTAAAGACTTTAAACGACACAGTGATCTAGTAAGACATACCAAAACTCATAAAACAGAGACATTATCACTGGTAAAAGTGTGTAAagagattttcacaaaaaaataa